The DNA window GGCCGGCGAGTTGGCGATGTCGTTCAGTTCCAGCCGCAGCGGCGTGGTCCGCACGTTGTTGTCGATGGTGAGGGTCAGCCGATGCTGGCCCGACGGCAGATCGAGCGTCGTTTCTGAATCCAGCGGCGTCGGCTTGCCGTCGACCCATAACGCCAGTCCCGCCGTATCCTGGCAGACCAGGCTGATCGGCCCCGCTTCCGTCACTTCCAGGTCGCAACGCACCACGCTGGTCGGCGGCACATTACCCCAGGGAGTAAACCGCGGCAGCCCTTCCAGGGGAGTATCGCCCGAAACTTTGGCGTACAGCGGTTGCCAGGACAGGGCCGGGTCGTCGGTGGCGGCCGTGTCGAAACTGGTGCGGTTGAGCCGCTTGTGTCCGACCGCCGTCCAGATCAGCTTCTCAAAGCGCCGGGCGACACGATCCTGCCCCACGGCGTAATCGCCTTTGCCGAGTTCCGACAGGAAGCGAACCAGGTCGGTGAGCTCCGCCCGGGTGAGCAGATCGACGGCGCCTTCGGGCATCAGGGAGCGGCCTTCGCGGCGGGCTTCGATGGCGTCGAGCGGGGTGGCGATCTCCCGGTCGTTGGCGTCCCGCAGGACCAGCTCTTTGTCGGTCTGTCGCAGGAACACGCCCGACAGCACCTGGCCTTCGTCGGTCATGATGGTCAGGGAGTGGAAGTTCTCTTTGATCTTTTTGTTGGGATAGATGAGCGATTCCAGCAGGTAATCGACCGGGGCGCTGCCGCCGATGCTGGCAAGGTCGGGACCAACGCGGCCGCCGGCTCCGCCAATCGCATGACAGGCCTGGCAGTTGAGGGCGGCGCGGCGATAGATGTCCTCGCCGTGGATCGGGTTGCCCGCCTGGCGAACGTCGGCGACGATCTGTTCAAACTCGTCCGGTTCCATGGCGTTCCAGCCCCGCTCGGTCAGCGAGCCGGCGTTGCGCAGCGCTTCGATCGCTGCCGGCGCCTGCTGGGCGGCTCGTTGGGCTTCGCGAATGGCCAGCCGCGCCAGGTCGGGCGGCAGCTGCTGGTCGGTCAAAGCCTTGACCAGCGCGGCGGCGCCCTGCTTGCGCGACAACAGGGCCGCGATCAAAGTCGACGGGTCCAGGTCGGCCGGAGCCGCCTGCAGTATCTCCACCGCCAGGCTGGCGGCTTGCGACAGATCGAGCGCAGCCAGCGCCGCAGCCGCTTGTTGCCTGGCGACAAACTGCGGATGCGTCCGGGCGATTTTCGCCAGCACCTCGACGCTGTCCGGTCCGCCCAGCTGGGCGACGGCCGTGATCGCGGCCGCCCTGGCCGGTGAATCTTCGGCCTCTTCGGCCAGCTTTTCAATCGAGGACCGTAACGGTTCAACTTCCCAGGCGCCAATGGCGGACACGGTCGCCAGCTGCAGGGCCGGGTCGTTCAGCAGCAGCAGGTCGCCCAGCTTGCTGATGTCCGAGGCTGGTCGCGTTTTCAGACGGGTGGTGTTTTCGACCAGCGCCTGCAGCAGGGCCGCCTGCTGGGCCGGCGAGGTTTTGGCCCGGGCGACGATCAGCTCCAGCACGCGGCCTAACTCGGCAGGGCCGCCGAGCGAGGCGATGACTTCCAGCAGTTCATGATGCTTCTCGGGCGGAGCAGTTTCCTCTTCGATCTGTTTGAGCAAAAGCGGAGCCAGCTCCGATGCTTCGGCCGACTGGGCGGCGAACATCAACTGGCTCACGCTATTAAACTTCAGCTCGCCCGCGATCACCGCCGGCAACCAGTACGGCTGCAGGTCCCGCATCGCTTGCCACAAGGCGAAATCCAGGAACCGGTCGACCGGCTGGTCGAGCGCCGCCAGGGCATAGACGGCGGCCTGCGCCGACTCCATACGGGCCAGCGCCCGAACCGCTTCCAGGCGCACTTGCGGATGCGGGTCGAGGGCGCCAGCGGCCATCATCGGCAGCGGCTGTTCAAACGCATCGCGCCAGCGATAGAGCACGCGCATGGCGGCCGCCCGGACATGATGGTCGGGCGAGCCCAGCAGTTCCCGCAGTAACCCGGGCGAAGGGTGACGCACGCACTGCAGCGTCCACAACGCTTCCAGGCGATGGTGTTCATAACGCGGGTCGTCGGATTCCAGCTCCGACAGCCACTTCTCCAGCGGCTCCACCACCGCGCCGGCGCCGCGGGCCCGCAGCACCATTTTGGCGTTCTGCCGCACCCAGGGCTCGGTCGATTTAAGCTGGTCGAGCAGTTCTTCCATGCCGGCCGTAATCAGGTGCGGCGGCGACAGCAGCGGCCGGTCTTTTGCCGTGACCCGCCAGATGCGGCCATGCGTATGGTCGCGGCGTTCGTCGCGAAAGTCGACCTCGCCATGCTGGATGATCGGGTTGTACCAGTCGGCAATGTAGATCGCGCCGTCGGGGCCCATTTTGACATCGATCGGGCGGAAGGCGGTGTGGCTGGACTTGATCAGTTCCGTCTCTTGCCGGGAGACATACCCGGAGCCGTTTTCAGAAACGACGAACCGGCAAACGCGGTGGGCGCGGAAGTCGTTCGTCAGCATGTTCCCTTGCCAGTCGTCCGGCAGATGGGCGCCGCCGGCGATCTCCAGGCCGCAATGTTTGGGGCTGCCGGGATTCAAACCCTCCAGCCGCCGCGGGGCGCCCGGCGAAGCCACGAACACGCTGCCAGGGAAGGCGTAATTGATCCCTTCGCCATAGGCGCCGTCGGTCACAAACGACTGACCCCAGTCGTCGAACTGGTGCCCCCAGGGATTTACAAAGCCGCGGCAGAGCACATCCAGGTCGAACGTTTCTGGGCGAAATCGCCAGATGCCGCCGCCGTTGAGTCGCTGCACGCCTTGGGGCGTTTCGACATGGCTGTGGATGTAAATCGACTGGTTCATGTAGAGGGCGCCGTCGGGTCCCCACTGCAGCGTGTGCAGCAGGTGATGGGTGTCTTCGGTGCCAAAACCAGAGAGCACCACGCGGCGCCGATCGGCTTTGCCGTCGTGGTCGGTGTCGCGCAGGTGGATGAGCTCGGTGCTGTTGGCGACGTAGGCGCCGCCGTCGCCTGGCGCCACGCCGGTCGGGATCAGCAGTCCCTCGGCAAAGACGGTCGTCTGGTCGGCGGAGCCGTCGCCGTTCCGGTCTTCGACGATCAGGATTTTGTCGTTCGCCTGCTGGCCTGGCTTGACCTGGGGATAAACTTCGCTGCTGGCAATCCAGAGCCGGCCCTGGGCGTCGAAGTTCATCTGGATCGGTTTGGCGATCAGCGGATCCGAGGCGTACAGGTTCACCTCGAAACCATCGGCCACCACAAAGCTGGCCCGTTCCAGTTCTGGATCCGGGTCAGGGATATCGCGCAGGTCGCGCTGGGCCAGCGCGGAACCGGGCAACGCCCAGACCGCAAGGAGACAAACAGCGGCGAAGCAGATAGAGAATTTCATAATATCGACGCCAGGGGCGCTTAGGGCGAGTCTTCGAGGCGAATCAATTCAAAGCGATGCGGCACAGGACGCTGCAGGCGGAAGATGCTGTTTTCTTTCTCTTCCACCAGCGGGTCAAATTGCGGAACTTCCGCCGCGTTGTTCCCTTGTTCGTGCTGGCGGAACAGAAACAGGTACGTTTCGTTCTGGGGCCGATGCCGATGAAAGAACAGGGTGTTCTTTTCATGGATCGCTTTCCGCAGCAGCCGCAGCTGTTCGTAACTGTAGGTCCGGCGGAAGTCGACGCCGCGGCCCCAGTGTTCATGGGTGGCGGCGATCAGCGGCTTGCCGTCGACCTGCAGACCGTAACGTCCCGGAGCCAGGCCGTCGACCCGTAACCGGGCCTGCGGCGCCAGCAGGTCGGCGCCCACTGGCGAGTTGGCTGGCGCCGGCAGCGTCGGCAATTGCGCATCGACTGCAGTGAAAGAAAGCGACGTCGGGCCGGCGACAACGTCGCTGGCGACGACTCCGCCGGATCGGGGTGGATCGCTTTCTTCGACATCAAACGCCATCCACCAGGCCGCTGGCGTAACGCCCAGCGCTTTGGCCAGGATAGGGGCCGTCCGCCAGTAACCATAGGGCGAGAAGTGCACGCCGTTGTCGGTCAGCTGTTCCAGCGGGGCCGAAGAATTCTGTTTGGCCGGCTCGCCCAGAGGCTGCAGGAAGTCAATGTAGGTCAGATCCCGCGCTTTGGCGGCAGCCTGCAGGACGCCCGCATACAGGGGGAGCGCCTCGTTGTAGGCGGCCGGATCGGGCAACGGCGGACCCAGGTTTTCGTACCGATACGGCGAGAGCAACACGATCCGCGCCGAGTGTTTTTGCAGTTCGTCCAGCAGGCGATCCATGTCGAGCATAAAGGCCGCCACTCCGGCCGCGCCCGCATGGGCAGCGTTCCCACCGTAAGCGATAATGATCACCGTCGGCTCGCACAACTCAACGTCGTGCAGCAGGCGTTTAAAGCCGTCGTCGGGTTTGCCGAACAACGCCCGGGAGTGGCCGCGGGCCGTATCGCCGCTCCAGCCCAGGTTGCGAAACAGCACCGGTTGCTCTCGCGGAGCGGTGCTCAGCAGGGTCTCCAGAAAGTCGTGCGTTTGCATCCGCTCTACAAAGGTCGAACCCAGCCAGACGACCCGGTCGCCGTCATGCAGTTGGAAACCCGATTCGTTCGCTGCAGCGCCGGCCGGATCTTCGTCCGCATCGAGGACGGCGTCCTCACGGGCGTCTTCTGCTTCGTCCGCCGGATCGGCGCCGCGCGTTTCTGTTTCCTGGGTTTCCGTCGCCTGGGTTTCCGTCGCCTGGGTTTCCGTCGCCTGGGTTTCCGTCGCCTGGGTTTCCGTCGCCGGTGGCGCCGCGGCGTCGACTTCTGCGACAGCGCTGGCGGACTCGGCGGGCAAGTCGGGATCTGCCTGGACAGGCAAGGCGATCGCTGACAGAAGCAGCAACGCGACCAGCAGCAGAGACCCAGGGGATAGCCAGGGCGGAACGCTTCCGGCCCATAGTGGATGGCGGCTGCACCTGTTCCTGGAGGTGTTCATAGAGAGCCCAAACATGTGGCAACGCATCCTGCGAGTTGTGGTGGGAGACCACCCGAACGTTTGCGATCGTAAATTAGCCTGGCGATCGCAAACCGGGCCGTCGTGTTCAGCAATGGAAGCGACGAAGGGCCTCATGCGGTTAATATTGGCGAGAGACGGCTTCGCAATTTACTCGATCCATTCTACATGCAGAGAGACCGCACCGCGAACTTCCTCGTGCACATTATCTTCCCCGCAGAGAATCACGGACCAAAGGCAAGCATCGCGGGTCCACTCCGCGATCAATCGGGAGGGGGAAGTTTGTATTTCCTGCAGTATCGGGTCTGACGCGCGGCGGGTCAACTTGGAAAATCCTCCCCGCTTGCCGACAGCAATTCTTGCATCTGGCGTTTCCTGCCAGATGCAAGCCTGGTGTTCGACGCGTCAGGATGATTGCCGGCCGTCCGATCACACGGCCGAGGGCAAAGTCTTTCACCACGCACCAAAGTTTCCACGGGACCCGTTCCGGAAGATTTTTCCTTAAGAAAAATTGTCGCACCCATGAGCGAAATCGCGGCGTGGTTGCCTCCGCACCCAAGCAATCCAGGCTTTTTTCACGAAGCTTCGTTCCCTGCCTCGGCGACTGGTACGACGATTGCACTTGTCTGACATAGGACACTTACCCACCTTGCTGCGACTCAAGCCGTGCAAGTTTTTCATAAAACGATCACACTCCCTTCAATTCAATCCAGGACGGAAGGAACACTCCGATGCTTCCCGCCACCACCGAACGCGTTGCTGTGAATACGCCCGACTGTATCAACGAGAAAATTCGCCGTCGGACCGATGAGCACATCGCCTATTACGCCCAGGCCAGTCGCGCGGCGATTGATGCCCGGCTGTTGGAACTCGACGAGGAATGGGATATCGAACGCACCCTGGAGACGAACGCCGCCGCCGTGTCGCTGGTGGGGCTCACGCTGGGCGCAACGGTCAGCCGTAAATGGTTTCTCTTCCCGGGCGTGGTCGCTGCCTTTTTGATGCAGCACGCGGTGCAGGGCTGGTGCCCGCCCGTTCCGCTTTTTCGCCGGCTGGGCATTCGCACCGCGGCCGAGATCGCTGAAGAGCGGTACGCCCTGAAAGCACTTCGCGGCGATTTCCGCCAGGTGTCCCAGGAAAGCGCCGATGGGCCCTGCGCCCTGGAAGCGATTGAAGCGGTCCGCATGTAATCCGCCTGCGGCAGCGCCCGGATGGTGACGAACGGCCGGCGCAGTTAGAAAAGAGAAGTTGTCCGGCTTGCTGGGAAAACGCATTCCCAGCCTTCGAGACCGGCGACGTCCCTTTTTTCCTTCCTGCCTGGAAAGTTCCATGATGAAAGCTGCCTTGTGGATGCTGCCCCTCCTCTTAACCTCCTGCTTTGCTCTTAGCCAGTCAGCGGATGCTGCGGAACCTGGCGCGGAACTCCCTTACCAGTATCCGCTGATTAAAGATTATGGCGGCGTGCTGCACATTCCCGACGCGGCCCAAACGCCCCGGCCAGGCTCGAAAGTGGTGATCGACATCACCTCGGGCGATCGGACGGGCGACGTGTTGAAAGGGCTCGGCCGTGCGGCCCTGGTGCTGAATCTGTTCGCCCAGGCAGGCGTGGAGGACTCCTGTAAAGTGGCGATAGTGCTGCATGGTGCGGCCACCAGTGCGGCTCTTTCCCATCAGGCGTACGCAGCCCACACGCCGGTCGCGAACGACGTTTCGCGGATTGCGACCAACCCTGACCTGGAGTTGATCCGCCGGCTACGCCAGGCCGGCGCGGAAGTTTACGTGTGCGGCCAGGCGATGGCCAAACGGGGCTACGCCGTGAAAGACGCGGCGCCGGAAGTGACGGTCGCCGTTTCCGCCGCTATCGTGAACATCAACCTGCAGAACGCCGGTTACGCCATTCTGACGTTCCACTAACGACCATGTGTTCGATCGCTCCCACGCTCGCCCGTTGGGTTCGGCGGCGCCGACCTGCGCCCGTTCAGGCGAACAGCCAGCGGGCCAGCAGGAAGTACATGGTGAGCGTCATCATGTCGGTCGCGGCCAGAGCGATCGGCCCCGAGGCGACTTGTGGTTCCCGCTGCAGGTAGCGCAGCACGTTCGGAATCAAGGCGCCAATCACGGCCGCGAACGTCACTCCGCCGGAGATACCGCCGAACAGGCAGAGAGCCACCTTCCACTGTCCTAGCCACACCATGGCGGTTGCGGCGATACAGGCGGCGCTGGCGATGCCCAGGAACAGACCGGTTCCGCCTTCGACCTGCAGCTTGCGAAAGATCGCCTCGAGGGTCGGCTGTCGCCCATGCAGTCGCTGCAGGGACAGGCTGACCGATTGGATGCTGACGCTTTCCGCCAGCGCCAACACGACCGGGATAAACAGGGCGAGCGCGACGACTTTCTCCAGTTCGGCCTGGAAGAAACCGGAAAGAACCGCCGCCATGATCCCGCCGG is part of the Lignipirellula cremea genome and encodes:
- a CDS encoding PVC-type heme-binding CxxCH protein, producing MKFSICFAAVCLLAVWALPGSALAQRDLRDIPDPDPELERASFVVADGFEVNLYASDPLIAKPIQMNFDAQGRLWIASSEVYPQVKPGQQANDKILIVEDRNGDGSADQTTVFAEGLLIPTGVAPGDGGAYVANSTELIHLRDTDHDGKADRRRVVLSGFGTEDTHHLLHTLQWGPDGALYMNQSIYIHSHVETPQGVQRLNGGGIWRFRPETFDLDVLCRGFVNPWGHQFDDWGQSFVTDGAYGEGINYAFPGSVFVASPGAPRRLEGLNPGSPKHCGLEIAGGAHLPDDWQGNMLTNDFRAHRVCRFVVSENGSGYVSRQETELIKSSHTAFRPIDVKMGPDGAIYIADWYNPIIQHGEVDFRDERRDHTHGRIWRVTAKDRPLLSPPHLITAGMEELLDQLKSTEPWVRQNAKMVLRARGAGAVVEPLEKWLSELESDDPRYEHHRLEALWTLQCVRHPSPGLLRELLGSPDHHVRAAAMRVLYRWRDAFEQPLPMMAAGALDPHPQVRLEAVRALARMESAQAAVYALAALDQPVDRFLDFALWQAMRDLQPYWLPAVIAGELKFNSVSQLMFAAQSAEASELAPLLLKQIEEETAPPEKHHELLEVIASLGGPAELGRVLELIVARAKTSPAQQAALLQALVENTTRLKTRPASDISKLGDLLLLNDPALQLATVSAIGAWEVEPLRSSIEKLAEEAEDSPARAAAITAVAQLGGPDSVEVLAKIARTHPQFVARQQAAAALAALDLSQAASLAVEILQAAPADLDPSTLIAALLSRKQGAAALVKALTDQQLPPDLARLAIREAQRAAQQAPAAIEALRNAGSLTERGWNAMEPDEFEQIVADVRQAGNPIHGEDIYRRAALNCQACHAIGGAGGRVGPDLASIGGSAPVDYLLESLIYPNKKIKENFHSLTIMTDEGQVLSGVFLRQTDKELVLRDANDREIATPLDAIEARREGRSLMPEGAVDLLTRAELTDLVRFLSELGKGDYAVGQDRVARRFEKLIWTAVGHKRLNRTSFDTAATDDPALSWQPLYAKVSGDTPLEGLPRFTPWGNVPPTSVVRCDLEVTEAGPISLVCQDTAGLALWVDGKPTPLDSETTLDLPSGQHRLTLTIDNNVRTTPLRLELNDIANSPAQAAWVTGK
- a CDS encoding GDSL-type esterase/lipase family protein; this translates as MLLLSAIALPVQADPDLPAESASAVAEVDAAAPPATETQATETQATETQATETQATETQETETRGADPADEAEDAREDAVLDADEDPAGAAANESGFQLHDGDRVVWLGSTFVERMQTHDFLETLLSTAPREQPVLFRNLGWSGDTARGHSRALFGKPDDGFKRLLHDVELCEPTVIIIAYGGNAAHAGAAGVAAFMLDMDRLLDELQKHSARIVLLSPYRYENLGPPLPDPAAYNEALPLYAGVLQAAAKARDLTYIDFLQPLGEPAKQNSSAPLEQLTDNGVHFSPYGYWRTAPILAKALGVTPAAWWMAFDVEESDPPRSGGVVASDVVAGPTSLSFTAVDAQLPTLPAPANSPVGADLLAPQARLRVDGLAPGRYGLQVDGKPLIAATHEHWGRGVDFRRTYSYEQLRLLRKAIHEKNTLFFHRHRPQNETYLFLFRQHEQGNNAAEVPQFDPLVEEKENSIFRLQRPVPHRFELIRLEDSP
- a CDS encoding DUF2892 domain-containing protein yields the protein MLPATTERVAVNTPDCINEKIRRRTDEHIAYYAQASRAAIDARLLELDEEWDIERTLETNAAAVSLVGLTLGATVSRKWFLFPGVVAAFLMQHAVQGWCPPVPLFRRLGIRTAAEIAEERYALKALRGDFRQVSQESADGPCALEAIEAVRM
- a CDS encoding DsrE family protein → MMKAALWMLPLLLTSCFALSQSADAAEPGAELPYQYPLIKDYGGVLHIPDAAQTPRPGSKVVIDITSGDRTGDVLKGLGRAALVLNLFAQAGVEDSCKVAIVLHGAATSAALSHQAYAAHTPVANDVSRIATNPDLELIRRLRQAGAEVYVCGQAMAKRGYAVKDAAPEVTVAVSAAIVNINLQNAGYAILTFH